The proteins below come from a single Chryseobacterium bernardetii genomic window:
- a CDS encoding DUF3276 family protein has protein sequence MSEYKERHENEIFTKVLKAGRRTYFFDVRETKAGDYYLTITESKKNFGENGEATFEKHKIYLYKEDFKSFQEMFNESTDFIINEKGEDVISEKHDKDFKSRSYTIDSDDEV, from the coding sequence ATGAGTGAATACAAGGAACGCCATGAAAATGAGATTTTCACGAAGGTGTTAAAAGCAGGGAGAAGAACTTATTTCTTTGATGTGCGCGAGACGAAAGCAGGAGATTATTATCTTACCATCACTGAGAGTAAGAAGAATTTCGGAGAGAATGGAGAAGCTACATTCGAGAAGCACAAAATTTACCTTTACAAGGAAGATTTTAAGAGTTTTCAGGAGATGTTTAATGAGTCCACAGATTTCATCATTAACGAAAAGGGTGAGGATGTAATTTCAGAAAAACATGACAAAGACTTCAAAAGCAGATCCTATACAATAGATTCTGACGACGAAGTTTAA
- the bshB1 gene encoding bacillithiol biosynthesis deacetylase BshB1: MKTDILAFGAHPDDVELGCGGTIAKLVSEGKTCVVVDLTRGELGTRGTDETRKAEAADAAKILGLSARENLGMKDGFLVNSEEYQMRIVKMIRKYRPEIVLANAIDDRHPDHAKGAKLVSDACFLSGLRKIETVMEGEAQEVWRPKHIFHYMQWKDIKPEFVIDISEFLDKKIASCMAYKTQFYDPTSTEPETPITTKDFFESLTYRAQNLGRLSGVAYAEGFTSERLISLKNFDGIVW; this comes from the coding sequence ATGAAAACAGATATACTTGCTTTTGGTGCACACCCAGACGATGTAGAGCTGGGATGTGGCGGAACGATTGCCAAATTGGTTTCTGAAGGAAAAACATGTGTTGTTGTAGATCTTACCAGAGGAGAACTGGGAACAAGAGGTACAGATGAAACAAGAAAAGCTGAAGCAGCAGATGCCGCAAAAATCCTTGGGCTTTCCGCAAGAGAGAACCTTGGAATGAAAGATGGCTTTTTGGTAAATTCTGAAGAATACCAGATGCGTATCGTAAAAATGATTCGCAAATACAGGCCAGAAATCGTCTTAGCGAATGCAATTGATGACAGACATCCAGACCATGCGAAAGGAGCGAAATTAGTGTCGGATGCGTGCTTTTTGTCCGGACTGAGAAAAATTGAAACCGTTATGGAGGGAGAAGCCCAGGAAGTGTGGAGACCCAAACATATTTTTCATTATATGCAGTGGAAAGATATCAAGCCGGAGTTTGTTATTGATATTTCAGAATTTCTGGATAAAAAAATTGCATCCTGTATGGCTTATAAAACTCAGTTTTATGATCCAACTTCTACGGAACCTGAGACTCCAATTACTACAAAAGACTTCTTTGAGAGTTTAACTTACCGTGCACAGAATTTAGGACGGTTATCGGGAGTTGCTTACGCTGAGGGCTTTACATCTGAAAGATTAATTTCTTTGAAAAATTTTGATGGAATTGTTTGGTAG
- a CDS encoding tetratricopeptide repeat protein: MKDIMNMNVKKIAFGAAVVFFTGFASAQTLQDGINSIDSDKFAQAKTNFTDMIAKEPTAENYFYLGNTFLKQGEPDYAKATENFNKGLAADAKSFVNKIGLAAVKLGKGDKSAVAEIQKIVTDSKEKDAEVLFRAAEALTLFEKNSSPDLAIQFLTKAIEKAEKKGVPAHYYYTLGDAYRLKRAPGEAMSAYDKALPLAKNKASVYTRMATLWMAAQQWQQAKQNIDKAIAVDPTYAPAYKAMAGYDIRYQQNAKATQDLINYTKYADEDPYTQLEIAKLYFTNEDYANSKTVLDKIFDKIDDPIKFKLRAYQAYADRNYAEAKQNMETFVAQADKSRVLPADQGLQGLIAAGLAKDEKDAAKKSALTAESQQKIAIAKAAKDETMKWDLELANIAGGGGASQAEADKGPTNPTIEALKKQVAANSQDSDALFKLATAYQDAKNWNGAILTWQKMSALLPDWAPAYYSQGYSYQQAGNNEAAKLAYEKFISTVKPADQEANKQTLAYAYFAVAYMSKDSDVAKAKDYVAKSLQLDPTYQDAVKLNAEINK; encoded by the coding sequence ATGAAAGATATAATGAATATGAATGTAAAGAAGATTGCTTTTGGAGCAGCCGTGGTATTTTTTACCGGTTTTGCCTCTGCACAAACATTGCAGGATGGTATTAACAGTATAGACAGTGATAAATTTGCTCAGGCAAAAACAAACTTCACTGACATGATCGCTAAAGAGCCTACAGCTGAAAACTACTTCTATTTAGGAAATACTTTCTTAAAACAAGGAGAGCCAGATTATGCAAAGGCTACTGAAAACTTTAATAAAGGATTGGCTGCAGATGCTAAAAGTTTTGTTAATAAAATTGGTTTGGCTGCAGTAAAACTTGGAAAAGGCGATAAAAGTGCTGTTGCTGAAATTCAGAAGATCGTAACTGATTCTAAAGAAAAAGATGCTGAAGTATTATTCAGAGCAGCAGAAGCTTTAACTTTATTTGAAAAAAACAGTTCTCCGGATCTTGCGATTCAATTCCTGACTAAAGCAATTGAAAAAGCTGAGAAAAAAGGAGTTCCTGCACATTACTATTATACATTAGGTGATGCTTACAGATTGAAGAGAGCACCAGGTGAAGCGATGTCTGCTTATGATAAAGCATTACCATTAGCTAAAAATAAAGCTTCGGTTTATACAAGAATGGCGACTTTATGGATGGCAGCTCAACAATGGCAACAAGCAAAACAAAATATTGATAAAGCAATTGCCGTAGATCCTACTTATGCGCCAGCTTACAAAGCAATGGCTGGATATGATATCAGATATCAGCAAAATGCTAAGGCTACACAAGACCTTATCAACTATACGAAATATGCTGATGAAGACCCATACACTCAGTTAGAAATTGCAAAATTATACTTCACTAACGAAGATTATGCAAACTCTAAAACTGTACTGGATAAGATTTTTGATAAAATCGATGACCCTATTAAGTTCAAATTAAGAGCTTATCAGGCGTATGCGGACAGAAACTATGCTGAAGCAAAACAGAATATGGAAACGTTCGTTGCTCAGGCTGATAAGTCAAGAGTATTACCTGCTGATCAAGGTCTACAAGGACTTATTGCTGCAGGATTAGCAAAAGACGAAAAAGATGCTGCTAAAAAATCTGCTCTAACAGCAGAATCTCAGCAGAAAATCGCTATTGCTAAAGCTGCAAAAGACGAAACAATGAAATGGGATTTAGAGTTGGCAAACATCGCTGGAGGTGGTGGTGCTTCTCAGGCTGAAGCAGATAAAGGGCCTACTAACCCTACTATCGAAGCATTGAAGAAGCAAGTTGCTGCTAACAGCCAGGACTCTGATGCTTTATTCAAATTAGCTACGGCTTATCAGGACGCTAAGAACTGGAACGGTGCAATCCTTACATGGCAGAAAATGTCAGCACTTCTTCCTGATTGGGCGCCAGCTTATTACAGCCAGGGGTATTCTTATCAACAGGCTGGTAACAATGAGGCAGCTAAGTTAGCTTACGAAAAATTCATCAGCACTGTAAAACCTGCTGATCAGGAAGCGAACAAGCAGACTCTTGCTTACGCTTATTTTGCAGTAGCTTATATGAGCAAAGACTCTGATGTAGCAAAAGCGAAAGATTATGTTGCTAAATCTTTACAGTTAGATCCTACTTATCAGGATGCTGTAAAATTAAATGCAGAGATCAACAAATAA
- a CDS encoding PstS family phosphate ABC transporter substrate-binding protein translates to MKNSFKIALVFVISIMMTNCKKEEKSPSYNKGDLTIFTDESFQSVTEALADGYMINYPETRIKVETKKEDLGFLDLLHGNAKVIVMSRNLNPEEIKTYEERTDLKFLPAKFAADAVVFVVPKDSPKESISMDEISNGLLSDNKEFIFDGTNSSNLNFVAEKLKKQPKDLKYSIIPGNQKIIEELGKYPNKIGVIGLNTFSRPYDKASEKLREMVKVLPVVNKGKSYNADVEGLRTMEYPFTRVLYFLENEGNFNIANGFIRFSCTHLGQKIVQKEGLQPYNLYKREVQMR, encoded by the coding sequence ATGAAGAATAGTTTTAAAATTGCACTTGTCTTTGTAATAAGTATTATGATGACAAACTGCAAGAAAGAGGAGAAATCTCCTTCTTATAATAAGGGTGATCTTACGATTTTTACAGATGAATCTTTTCAAAGCGTTACAGAAGCACTGGCAGATGGCTATATGATTAATTATCCTGAAACGCGTATTAAAGTAGAGACAAAAAAAGAAGATTTAGGCTTTCTGGATCTGTTGCATGGCAATGCTAAGGTAATTGTAATGTCTAGAAACCTTAATCCTGAAGAAATAAAAACGTACGAAGAAAGAACAGACCTTAAGTTTCTTCCTGCCAAATTTGCTGCGGATGCCGTAGTTTTTGTAGTTCCAAAAGATTCTCCCAAGGAAAGTATTTCCATGGATGAAATCAGCAATGGACTTCTTTCAGATAATAAAGAATTTATTTTCGACGGAACCAACTCCAGCAATCTAAACTTTGTAGCTGAGAAATTAAAAAAACAGCCTAAAGACCTTAAATACTCCATTATTCCCGGAAATCAGAAGATTATAGAAGAATTAGGAAAATACCCTAATAAAATAGGTGTTATTGGCCTTAATACTTTCAGCCGTCCTTATGATAAAGCTTCTGAAAAACTGAGAGAAATGGTTAAAGTTCTTCCGGTAGTTAACAAAGGAAAATCCTATAATGCCGATGTTGAAGGGCTCCGTACCATGGAGTATCCGTTTACAAGAGTTCTCTATTTCCTGGAAAATGAAGGTAATTTCAATATTGCTAACGGATTTATAAGATTTTCATGTACTCATTTAGGACAGAAAATTGTTCAGAAAGAAGGTCTGCAGCCTTATAATCTGTACAAAAGAGAGGTACAGATGCGTTAA
- a CDS encoding DUF308 domain-containing protein, producing MMFNWLSLVTGLFYIVLGIVVIIYKFFFTILEPAIAYALGAVLIIYGIFRIYRAVSKIKKSRDEE from the coding sequence ATGATGTTCAATTGGTTATCCCTGGTTACGGGATTGTTTTATATCGTTTTAGGAATTGTAGTTATTATCTATAAATTCTTCTTTACTATTCTGGAGCCTGCCATTGCCTATGCATTGGGAGCAGTGCTTATTATTTATGGTATATTCAGAATCTATAGAGCTGTTTCTAAAATCAAAAAATCGAGAGATGAAGAATAG
- a CDS encoding energy transducer TonB: protein MADENVYGQNLTLDEIVFENRNKEYGAYDLRHQYPRLLTKSFIIGTALFLLAALSPFIYLTIKNLTAPPKQEVKADLVDIIEEDPIIEQPKEEEPPPPPPPPKEEEKIEVIQNVVPEPVKAPKIETPPPPISKQLETTTGLQNQEGVKAPAYTPPPPPPSTGTKTATVEVKANNPNEIYKDVDQSAEYPGGMGALRKFLGENFDTSLMEGGEGTLKAKLKFVVEKDGTVSGVTIEEKSPNSDFNNEAIRVVKKLKKWTPAKRNGESVRSYYSVPFTMNFE from the coding sequence ATGGCAGATGAAAATGTATACGGTCAGAATCTTACTCTAGACGAAATCGTATTTGAAAATAGAAACAAGGAATATGGTGCCTATGATCTTAGACATCAGTATCCGAGACTTTTAACAAAGTCATTTATTATCGGAACAGCTTTATTCCTTTTGGCAGCTTTGTCTCCGTTCATCTATCTTACGATCAAGAATCTTACAGCTCCGCCTAAACAGGAAGTAAAGGCAGATCTGGTAGATATTATCGAAGAAGATCCGATTATTGAGCAGCCTAAAGAAGAAGAACCACCTCCACCACCTCCACCACCAAAAGAAGAGGAGAAAATTGAGGTAATTCAGAACGTTGTTCCAGAGCCTGTAAAAGCTCCGAAGATTGAAACTCCACCACCTCCAATTTCTAAACAGTTGGAAACTACAACTGGTTTACAGAATCAGGAGGGAGTTAAAGCTCCGGCTTATACACCACCACCGCCACCACCATCTACAGGTACAAAAACTGCAACTGTAGAAGTGAAAGCGAATAACCCTAATGAAATCTACAAAGATGTAGACCAATCTGCAGAATATCCTGGAGGTATGGGTGCATTAAGAAAATTCTTAGGAGAAAACTTCGATACTTCATTAATGGAAGGAGGTGAGGGTACCCTTAAAGCTAAACTTAAGTTCGTTGTAGAAAAAGACGGAACTGTTTCCGGAGTTACTATTGAAGAGAAATCTCCAAATAGCGACTTCAACAATGAAGCAATTCGTGTAGTTAAGAAACTTAAAAAGTGGACTCCTGCTAAGAGAAATGGAGAAAGCGTTAGATCTTACTATAGCGTACCATTTACTATGAACTTTGAATAA
- a CDS encoding ExbD/TolR family protein has protein sequence MAEVQVQEKGGKGGKVRSKKQSTRVDMTPMVDLGFLLITFFMFTTTFSKPNVMDLGLPAKPKDEKQKPPPTEIKLSNSISILLGKDNRVFWHQQDATSLNDQTLMETTLDREGIRKVIQQAKSRAADQTKFTVIIKPTDDAVYKNFVDILDEMAITKSEQYGVTDVKPWEKAVYEKKIGGAAAPAATK, from the coding sequence ATGGCAGAAGTACAAGTACAAGAAAAAGGCGGCAAAGGCGGCAAGGTCCGTTCCAAGAAGCAGAGTACCAGAGTCGATATGACTCCGATGGTGGACTTAGGTTTCCTATTGATTACCTTCTTTATGTTCACAACTACATTCAGTAAACCGAATGTTATGGATTTGGGTCTTCCGGCTAAACCGAAAGATGAAAAACAAAAACCACCTCCAACAGAAATTAAACTTTCTAACTCAATTTCTATCTTATTAGGAAAAGACAATAGAGTTTTCTGGCACCAGCAGGATGCTACATCTTTGAATGACCAGACTCTTATGGAAACTACTCTTGACAGAGAAGGAATTAGAAAAGTAATTCAGCAGGCAAAATCTAGAGCTGCAGATCAAACGAAATTTACCGTGATCATTAAGCCAACTGACGATGCTGTATATAAGAACTTTGTTGATATTCTTGACGAAATGGCAATTACTAAGAGTGAGCAATACGGTGTTACCGATGTGAAGCCTTGGGAAAAAGCTGTTTATGAAAAGAAAATAGGTGGTGCTGCTGCACCGGCTGCTACAAAGTAA
- a CDS encoding ExbD/TolR family protein, which produces MARVKPKRHGVVTDMTAMCDVAFLLLTFFILTTQFKKPDVEQIKPPSSISEKLLPDASLMTINATPDGKFYFQPVENASERVALLDKMGQKYGITFDNNQKAAFQKVQAIGVPMNQLKGYLDMPADEQKNYKSPTGIPMDSTNKQLIDWVKESLSVNPDYKLAIKGDVTTQYPKVKSLFEGLRDIDFLKFWLITSQEGKPNE; this is translated from the coding sequence ATGGCGAGAGTCAAACCTAAAAGACATGGAGTAGTTACGGACATGACCGCAATGTGTGACGTTGCGTTCCTACTTCTTACGTTCTTTATCTTGACCACTCAGTTTAAAAAACCTGACGTGGAGCAGATCAAACCGCCATCTTCAATTTCGGAAAAATTGCTTCCTGATGCTAGTTTAATGACTATCAACGCTACTCCGGACGGAAAATTCTATTTCCAGCCAGTAGAAAATGCATCAGAAAGAGTTGCTCTTTTGGATAAAATGGGACAAAAGTATGGTATTACTTTTGACAATAACCAAAAAGCTGCTTTCCAGAAAGTTCAGGCAATCGGAGTTCCAATGAACCAACTAAAAGGGTATTTGGATATGCCTGCAGATGAGCAGAAAAATTATAAGAGTCCTACAGGTATTCCTATGGACAGTACAAATAAGCAGTTAATTGACTGGGTAAAAGAAAGTTTGAGCGTGAACCCTGATTACAAGTTAGCAATTAAAGGTGACGTTACCACTCAATACCCTAAAGTTAAAAGTTTATTTGAAGGTTTAAGAGATATTGATTTTCTTAAATTTTGGTTGATTACATCACAAGAAGGTAAACCTAACGAATAA
- a CDS encoding MotA/TolQ/ExbB proton channel family protein: MEMNVSKNDEQVVARKAGGLNPAVIIPILFAIGVCIYLFVLGSPGNFKDADKLGSGSVAFSSVEGKDIHPESFLGIIYKGGVIVPILITFMITVIVFSFERYFVLGKAAGKGNLDNFVVQVRSLLNQNKIDEAIEECDRQQGSVGNVVKEGLTTYKALAHDNTLNKEQKMVALNKAIEEATTLEMPMLEKNMMILSTLGTVATLVALLGTVIGMIKAFFALGSGGGTPDAAALSTGISEALINTALGIGTSAIAIILYNFFTSKIDGLTYKIDEISMSIQQSFAEFN; this comes from the coding sequence ATGGAAATGAATGTTTCAAAAAATGATGAGCAAGTAGTTGCTAGAAAGGCAGGAGGTTTAAATCCAGCTGTTATTATTCCTATTCTATTTGCTATAGGAGTATGTATTTATTTATTCGTTCTTGGTAGCCCAGGAAACTTTAAAGACGCAGACAAACTAGGAAGTGGATCTGTTGCTTTTTCAAGTGTTGAAGGAAAAGACATTCACCCAGAGTCGTTTTTAGGTATTATCTACAAAGGAGGGGTTATTGTACCAATCTTGATTACTTTCATGATTACGGTAATCGTTTTCTCTTTCGAAAGATATTTCGTTCTTGGTAAAGCTGCTGGAAAAGGAAACTTAGACAACTTCGTAGTACAGGTAAGAAGCTTACTAAACCAAAACAAAATCGACGAAGCTATTGAAGAGTGTGACAGACAGCAAGGTTCTGTAGGAAACGTAGTAAAAGAAGGTCTTACTACTTACAAAGCTCTAGCTCACGATAACACATTAAATAAAGAGCAGAAAATGGTAGCGCTTAACAAAGCTATCGAAGAAGCTACAACTCTTGAGATGCCAATGCTTGAGAAAAACATGATGATCCTTTCTACTTTAGGTACAGTTGCAACATTAGTAGCACTATTGGGAACGGTAATCGGGATGATCAAGGCGTTCTTCGCATTAGGTTCAGGAGGTGGTACTCCAGATGCAGCTGCTCTGTCTACAGGTATCTCTGAAGCCTTGATCAACACGGCATTAGGTATTGGTACTTCAGCTATCGCTATTATCCTTTATAACTTCTTTACATCTAAAATTGACGGATTAACTTATAAGATCGACGAGATCTCTATGAGCATCCAGCAGTCTTTCGCTGAATTCAACTAA
- the leuS gene encoding leucine--tRNA ligase → MFYDHQQIEKKWQKYWEDNQTYKTSNNTDKPKFYVLDMFPYPSGAGLHVGHPLGYIASDIYARYKRHQGFNVLHPVGYDSFGLPAEQYAIQTGQHPAITTEQNINRYEEQLRKIGFSFDWSREVRTSDASYYKWTQWIFIELYHSWYNKNTDKAEPIDTLIRHFEEKGTEGLNANQNDELNFTAEEWANASDLDKEDILLNYRLAYRAETTVNWCPALGTVLANDEVKDGKSERGGFPVFQKKMMQWSMRISAYSERLLQGLSTLDWPQPLKDSQEYWIGKSQGAQVKFQVEGHDEVVEVFTTRPDTIFGATFMVLAPENPLVDTITTDAQKAEVDTYIEETSKKTERDRMSDVKNVSGAFTGSYAVNPFSGEKMPIYISDYVLMGYGTGAVMAVPAHDERDHRFAKKFNLEIKKVVETEEDVQENSFDSKDSVFVNSDFLNGLNYNDAKSKIISEIETKGIGHGTTNYRQRDAIFSRQRYWGEPVPIYYKEGMPYTLPVSALPLELPEVEKYLPTEDGDPPLGNAKTFAWDEVNQKVVATDLIDDKTIFPLELSTMPGWAGSSWYFLRYMDPQNDGEFCAKNLSDYWGQVDLYIGGSEHATGHLLYSRFWNMFLKDRGYISHDEPFQKLINQGMILGMSAFVYRIDGTNKYVSKNLASEYQTQQIHVDVSLLKGTSDELDTEAFKTWRPDYADAEFILEDGKYITDREVEKMSKSKYNVVNPDDICEEYGADGLRLYEMFLGPLEQSKPWNTQGLSGVYGFLKKFWNLYFNGDVFEVSDEEPTKAEYKVLHTLIKKVVYDIENFSFNTSVSSFMIAVNELQKLKCNKRNILEPLAVIISPYAPHICEELWSLLGHKESIEFEKFPALNEDYLIEDEIEYPVSVNGKMKFKISLSAQLSAKEVEDLVISNEKMQQILEGKTPKKIIVVPHRIVNIVI, encoded by the coding sequence GTGTTTTACGATCATCAGCAGATAGAAAAAAAGTGGCAGAAATACTGGGAGGACAATCAAACCTATAAAACCTCCAATAATACCGATAAACCTAAATTTTATGTACTCGATATGTTTCCGTATCCATCCGGAGCGGGACTTCATGTAGGACACCCACTGGGATATATTGCGTCAGACATTTATGCGAGATATAAAAGACATCAGGGATTTAACGTTCTCCACCCCGTAGGATATGACAGCTTTGGGCTTCCTGCTGAGCAGTATGCAATCCAGACAGGACAGCATCCGGCTATCACTACAGAACAAAATATCAACAGATACGAAGAACAGTTAAGAAAAATTGGATTTTCTTTTGACTGGAGCAGGGAAGTAAGAACTTCTGATGCCTCTTATTATAAATGGACACAATGGATCTTTATTGAGTTATATCACTCCTGGTATAATAAAAATACAGATAAGGCAGAACCTATTGATACTCTAATCAGACATTTTGAAGAAAAAGGAACAGAAGGATTAAATGCTAATCAAAACGATGAGCTAAACTTCACAGCAGAAGAGTGGGCTAATGCATCTGATCTTGACAAAGAAGATATTTTATTAAACTATCGTCTTGCGTACAGAGCAGAAACTACTGTAAACTGGTGCCCTGCATTGGGAACCGTATTAGCAAATGATGAGGTGAAAGACGGAAAATCTGAAAGAGGAGGGTTTCCTGTATTCCAAAAGAAAATGATGCAGTGGAGTATGAGAATCTCAGCTTACTCTGAAAGATTATTACAAGGACTTTCTACATTAGACTGGCCGCAGCCGTTGAAAGACTCTCAGGAATATTGGATCGGAAAATCTCAGGGAGCACAGGTTAAGTTCCAGGTAGAAGGTCATGACGAAGTTGTTGAGGTTTTCACTACAAGACCTGATACGATCTTTGGTGCTACCTTTATGGTATTGGCGCCGGAAAATCCTTTAGTAGATACTATTACTACAGATGCTCAGAAAGCAGAAGTAGACACTTATATAGAAGAAACCTCCAAGAAGACCGAAAGAGACAGGATGTCTGACGTGAAAAACGTGAGCGGAGCTTTCACTGGAAGTTATGCTGTTAATCCGTTCAGTGGAGAAAAAATGCCGATCTATATTTCAGACTATGTATTGATGGGATATGGTACAGGAGCTGTAATGGCTGTTCCTGCACATGATGAGCGTGATCACAGATTTGCAAAGAAATTTAATTTAGAAATTAAAAAAGTTGTAGAAACAGAAGAAGACGTTCAGGAAAATTCTTTTGATTCTAAAGATTCTGTTTTTGTAAACTCAGATTTCTTAAACGGACTAAACTATAATGATGCAAAGTCAAAAATAATTTCAGAAATTGAAACAAAAGGAATCGGTCACGGAACAACGAACTACAGACAGCGTGACGCGATTTTCTCAAGACAGCGTTATTGGGGAGAACCGGTTCCTATATATTATAAAGAAGGAATGCCGTACACGTTACCTGTTTCTGCATTACCATTGGAACTTCCTGAAGTTGAAAAATATTTGCCAACTGAAGATGGGGATCCGCCACTAGGAAATGCTAAAACATTTGCATGGGATGAGGTAAACCAGAAAGTGGTAGCTACAGATTTAATAGATGATAAAACAATATTCCCGTTAGAATTGTCTACTATGCCTGGTTGGGCTGGAAGCTCATGGTATTTCCTTAGATATATGGATCCACAAAATGATGGAGAGTTCTGTGCAAAGAACCTTTCAGATTATTGGGGGCAGGTAGACTTATATATAGGAGGTAGTGAACATGCAACTGGTCACTTATTATATTCCCGTTTCTGGAATATGTTCTTAAAAGACAGAGGATATATCAGTCATGATGAACCTTTCCAGAAATTAATCAATCAGGGAATGATCTTAGGAATGAGTGCATTCGTATACAGAATTGACGGTACTAATAAATATGTATCTAAAAATCTGGCAAGTGAATATCAGACTCAGCAGATCCATGTTGATGTATCCTTATTAAAAGGAACATCTGATGAATTGGATACCGAAGCCTTCAAAACATGGAGACCAGACTATGCAGATGCAGAATTTATTTTGGAAGATGGAAAATACATCACAGACCGTGAAGTAGAAAAAATGTCCAAGTCTAAATATAATGTAGTAAATCCTGATGATATCTGTGAAGAATATGGTGCAGACGGATTAAGGCTCTATGAAATGTTCTTAGGCCCATTGGAACAATCCAAGCCTTGGAATACACAGGGGTTAAGCGGAGTGTATGGTTTCCTAAAAAAATTCTGGAACCTTTATTTCAACGGTGATGTATTTGAAGTTTCTGATGAAGAGCCTACAAAAGCAGAATATAAAGTTTTACATACCTTAATAAAGAAGGTAGTGTATGATATTGAAAACTTCTCTTTCAATACTTCAGTATCATCATTTATGATAGCAGTAAACGAACTTCAGAAATTAAAATGTAACAAACGCAATATTTTAGAACCGTTAGCCGTTATCATCTCTCCATATGCGCCGCACATCTGTGAAGAATTGTGGAGTTTATTAGGACATAAAGAATCTATCGAATTCGAGAAGTTTCCTGCATTAAACGAAGATTATCTGATTGAGGATGAAATTGAATATCCGGTAAGCGTAAATGGTAAAATGAAGTTCAAAATTTCTCTTTCAGCTCAATTATCTGCTAAGGAAGTAGAAGATTTGGTGATTTCAAATGAGAAAATGCAACAGATTTTGGAGGGTAAAACCCCTAAAAAAATCATTGTAGTCCCTCACCGTATTGTGAATATCGTAATTTAA
- a CDS encoding lipocalin-like domain-containing protein, translating into MKKLALLFFGLSLLVTTGCNNNNDIVIDEPIIGFWQPQKEVVTTVEVGEQPISDVITYTECQKLSRWWFSTETTGKRIDVEDPVTGTDCNILPDKNFTYSYDKSSKALQIKYQGVVAPENTKVVTLDATTLNLSIKVETEDPTIYKTRTITFKRVSPKP; encoded by the coding sequence ATGAAGAAATTAGCACTACTATTTTTTGGTTTATCATTATTGGTAACCACCGGATGTAATAATAACAACGATATTGTTATTGATGAACCGATTATTGGATTCTGGCAACCGCAAAAAGAGGTGGTTACCACTGTTGAGGTAGGTGAGCAACCAATTTCAGATGTGATTACTTATACAGAATGTCAGAAACTATCCAGATGGTGGTTCAGTACAGAGACAACCGGAAAAAGAATAGATGTGGAAGATCCTGTAACAGGAACAGACTGTAATATTTTGCCAGATAAAAATTTCACATACTCATACGATAAGAGCAGTAAAGCTCTTCAAATAAAATATCAGGGAGTAGTAGCGCCGGAAAATACAAAAGTTGTTACGCTGGACGCCACTACACTCAACCTGTCAATAAAAGTGGAAACCGAAGACCCTACGATATACAAAACAAGAACTATTACTTTTAAAAGGGTAAGCCCTAAACCTTAA